Proteins encoded by one window of Salvia splendens isolate huo1 chromosome 5, SspV2, whole genome shotgun sequence:
- the LOC121804263 gene encoding transcription factor bHLH168-like — protein MGHNTGVVYEMLNGGTGWTLNAGAGGGRIAACESLKRRSFASIWDTNCLTTAVKRSSCEAKAANGFAMKRNETSSKNKLLRKTIEKNRRIRMKALSCKLVSVVPDRHFSQPKELLSHIEQIDAASAYIKNMRERIEVLNRRKAQLINSCPTKTAAIDGGGGRKCPILTVKELGFGVEVMLISGLNKNFMLSQVISVIEQEAAQVRSVNMSRVGETIIHTIHAQAKISRVGVDTSRISDRIQAIISSNL, from the exons ATGGGACACAATACCGGCGTTGTGTACGAGATGCTTAACGGAGGGACTGGATGGACGCTGAACGCTGGGGCTGGTGGAGGACGCATTGCAGCGTGTGAATCGCTCAAGCGACGCTCGTTTGCATCCATCTGGGACACCAATTGCTTGACAACTGCGGTCAAGCGCTCAAGCTGTGAAGCCAAGGCAGCCAATG GGTTTGCAATGAAGcggaatgagacaagttccaagAACAAGTTATTGAGGAAGACCATTGAAAAGAATCGAAGAATTCGAATGAAAGCTCTTAGTTGTAAGCTTGTTTCCGTCGTTCCAGATCGACATTTCAGCCAACCCAAG GAATTGTTGTCACATATAGAACAGATAGATGCAGCATCTGCTTACATCAAGAacatgagagagagaattgaagtACTAAATAGAAGAAAGGCACAACTCATAAATTCCTGCCCAACCAAGACTGCAGCCATTGACGGCGGTGGTGGACGGAAGTGTCCGATTCTGACAGTGAAGGAGTTAGGCTTTGGCGTAGAGGTGATGTTGATTAGTGGCCTAAACAAGAATTTCATGCTAAGCCAAGTGATTAGCGTAATCGAACAAGAAGCAGCTCAAGTTCGCAGCGTTAACATGTCCCGTGTTGGTGAAACCATCATCCACACTATCCATGCTCAG GCTAAAATTTCAAGGGTTGGGGTGGACACTTCAAGAATAAGTGATAGGATTCAGGCAATCATTTCCTCAAACTTGTGA